GAGTTCTCCCCTGCTCTGCTACATTTTTTGGGACTTTCAGAGGCGGATGCGACGACACTCGATCAAGAACAGTTGTTCAGCCGGATCCATCCGCGCGACTTCGACCCGCTCCGGTTCGAGATGGAACGCTTGATTGCGGGTGAAAAAGGACGATTCGAAATGGAAGTCTCTTTACTGACAGCTGACGGAACATACCAACTGTTACGGCTGAAAGCCTTCCATCGCCCGCATCATCCGAATCATTTGTCAGTCGTCCTCTATGATTTATCGGAAGTCGATGAAGCACGACGTCAACTCGTTACGGAGCGGGCGCAGGCACGCGAAATCTATGAAGCCGTGAATGCCGCGATCTCGCAAATCGATCTGTTCACGGGACGGATTCTTTTTCACTCCCAAGGATTCCTTCATATCTTTGAGGAGTTGCCGCAAGACTTAATCCTCAGCCAGGAGTGGTTGTTCGAACGACTGGACGCGCGCGATCATACAGCGATGAAGCAATTCATCGGACGGCTAGTCGACGGACAAGCTGGTACGATTCAGTACCGACTTCATTTCCCGGATGGGCGCATCAAATGGATCGAGGACCAGCAAATTCCAGTCTTCCAGCTCGACGGCACGATTGCCTATACGAATAGCATCATGCATGATATCACGCTCCAAAAAGCTTATGAGGAACAGCTGCGACAACTTGCTTTGCGTGACGCCGTGACGCGCCTGCCGAACCGCCAAGCGCTGATCGAGACAATCGATGCTTGGCAAACGAAGGATCAATCATTCTTCGTCCTCACCGTCTCCTTCAACCGAATTGCCGAGATCAACAATGCCTTCGGGCACGGTTCTGGTGATCAATGGTTACAAGGAACGGCTGCCTTATTACAACAAACGAAACCGGACGAGACATTTCTCGGACACCTCGGTGGTGACGAGTATGCCTTACTCGTGCCGACGAGTTACAAACAGGACGTAACGACATGCGCGCAGTCGCTACTCGACTTATCGGAAACACCGATTTCGATCGAACCGTATGCCTTGTTCGCTCGTGTCTCGGTCGGAGTCAGTCGCTATCCGGAAGACAGTACAGACGCTGTCGAACTATTGAAACACTCGTACACTGCCTTACGTCGGTCGCGTCGTGAAAATCACAGTACGATGCACCACTACGCGTCGAATCTCGATATCGATTACTACCGTCGTTATCGCCTTGAGCAAGATTTGCATTATGCGATCGAACGCGATCAACTGTTCCTCGAATATCAGCCGAAGGTCGATAGTTGGACCGGTAAAATCGTCGGACTCGAAGCGTTGATCCGCTGGCAGCACCCAGAATGGGGACGGATTCCACCGAACGACTTCATTCCGCTTGCTGAAGAAAGTGCGTTACACGTCGCGATTGGCGACTGGGTCGTTGAGACAGCCTGTCGTTCGATGCAACACTGGCAAACGACAGGGGCAGAGCTTGTTCCGATTTCCGTCAACGTCTCACCGAAACGATTCTTGATCCCTGGTTTTGAACATCACATCGAGCGGATGTTATCGACGTATCAATTGGCCCCTGAATTACTGGAACTCGAAATCACTGAGGCGGCTTTGATCATGGATGATCCAATGACGAGTCGGACGCTTGAATACGTCAGCCGAATCGGTGTTCGGATCGCACTCGACGATTTCGGGAAGGGCTATTCCTCGATGGTCTATCTGCAACGGTATCCGATCAATGTCATCAAGATCGACCGGCAGTTCGCGACGCATATCACGGATGACGCAAAAGCCCAAGCGATCGTCAAAAGCATTCTCTATATGGCAGGCGAGTTCAATCTAACCGTCGTCGCTGAAGGCATTGAGACGCTCCGGCAGCTCGATACATTCCGGACGCTCAATTGTCCAAGCATCCAAGGTTACTTGTTTAGTCGACCGGTCCCAGCTGACGTCATGGAGTCATTCCTCCTGCGCGAGATTTTGTATCCGATTGAAGCTTGTTCCTTGTCGAGCGACACGATACCGCGCTTTTCTGTTTCAGGAAAAGTCCGCATGTTGACGCATCATGCGCAATCGTTCGATTTAACCTTCTCAGACATCGAAGCTCATCAGACGAGTACGCGCGCCCTCTACTTCTCAACGAAGACGTCGTTACCGTTGTCGGATGCAACATTCGAGATTCGATTGAGTGAAGGCTTACAACTCGTCACCTGTACGGTGAGAATCACCGGGCAGGAAGATGAACATTATATCGGCGAATATACGAATCCGACAGAAGCGGAACAGATCATGCGTTTCTTCCAATCGTTACGCTATCGCCCTTGACCTCTCCACGAAGACGTTCACACACGTCTTCGTGCTTTTTTGTTATAGTAATCGTAAAGCGTTTCACTTCAGAAGGGAGGAATGGCATGCAGTCACCACTACCTACGAAACATCATCGCCGTTCTACGAAAGGTCAGCTTTTTCGACGAATCTTGATGCTGACGATTGGTGCCATCATCTTCGCGCTTGGACTCAAAGGATTCCTTGTTCCAAATAACATCATCGATGGTGGCATCGTCGGAATCTCGATCATCGGCTCAAAAGTGACGGACACGACGCTTGCCTTGTGGCTGTTCTTCTTAAACATCCCGTTCATCTTTTTCGGCTACAAACAAATCGGAAAAACGTTCGCCTTATCGACGTTATACGCAATCTTCGTCATGGCAATCGCAACAAAACTATTGGAACACATCGGTCCACTGACGAGCGTTGACTTACTCGCGACCGTCTTCGGTGGTTTGATTCTCGGAATTGGTGTTGGAATCGTCATCCGGTCGAGTGGATCCCTCGACGGAACAGAGATCCTCGCTGTCTCCTTTAGCCGTTCGACGCCGTTTTCAGTCGGTGAGATCGTGATGTTCTTCAACGTCTTCATCCTCGGCGCTGCCGGATTTGTCTTCGGTTGGGACCGGGCAATGTATTCGTTAATCACCTATTTTGTCGCCTTTAAGACGATTGATGTCGTCATCGACGGTCTCGATCAGTCGAAGAGTGTCTGGATCATTTCTGAGAACTACGA
This window of the Exiguobacterium acetylicum genome carries:
- a CDS encoding sensor domain-containing protein; translated protein: MAFHEAMNRIRQSDTAPLYIGGLEVFRPETAEAFFQQQTDAIFLFDASGTIIYFNEQLPDMLGYSAETLYEHFAVFNPPDQVEAVTSFFTRALNGETVHYTAQGLHADQHRVTLKITNMPVEQDGQVIGVYGVARDITREKQLEEDVSSIRSQLELTEQIPELVVFHFDVQKQTIEFSPALLHFLGLSEADATTLDQEQLFSRIHPRDFDPLRFEMERLIAGEKGRFEMEVSLLTADGTYQLLRLKAFHRPHHPNHLSVVLYDLSEVDEARRQLVTERAQAREIYEAVNAAISQIDLFTGRILFHSQGFLHIFEELPQDLILSQEWLFERLDARDHTAMKQFIGRLVDGQAGTIQYRLHFPDGRIKWIEDQQIPVFQLDGTIAYTNSIMHDITLQKAYEEQLRQLALRDAVTRLPNRQALIETIDAWQTKDQSFFVLTVSFNRIAEINNAFGHGSGDQWLQGTAALLQQTKPDETFLGHLGGDEYALLVPTSYKQDVTTCAQSLLDLSETPISIEPYALFARVSVGVSRYPEDSTDAVELLKHSYTALRRSRRENHSTMHHYASNLDIDYYRRYRLEQDLHYAIERDQLFLEYQPKVDSWTGKIVGLEALIRWQHPEWGRIPPNDFIPLAEESALHVAIGDWVVETACRSMQHWQTTGAELVPISVNVSPKRFLIPGFEHHIERMLSTYQLAPELLELEITEAALIMDDPMTSRTLEYVSRIGVRIALDDFGKGYSSMVYLQRYPINVIKIDRQFATHITDDAKAQAIVKSILYMAGEFNLTVVAEGIETLRQLDTFRTLNCPSIQGYLFSRPVPADVMESFLLREILYPIEACSLSSDTIPRFSVSGKVRMLTHHAQSFDLTFSDIEAHQTSTRALYFSTKTSLPLSDATFEIRLSEGLQLVTCTVRITGQEDEHYIGEYTNPTEAEQIMRFFQSLRYRP
- a CDS encoding YitT family protein, yielding MQSPLPTKHHRRSTKGQLFRRILMLTIGAIIFALGLKGFLVPNNIIDGGIVGISIIGSKVTDTTLALWLFFLNIPFIFFGYKQIGKTFALSTLYAIFVMAIATKLLEHIGPLTSVDLLATVFGGLILGIGVGIVIRSSGSLDGTEILAVSFSRSTPFSVGEIVMFFNVFILGAAGFVFGWDRAMYSLITYFVAFKTIDVVIDGLDQSKSVWIISENYEEIGLAIMDRLGRSMTYLNGEGAFTGDGKKVIFCVISRLEESKLKDIVRDFDEQAFIAIGNIHDVHGGRFKKKDIH